The segment AAAGTCAAAGCTATGCATGCCGCCTTCCCTGCCAATTCCGCTTTGCTTCATCCCACCGAATGGAGTCCTTAAGTCTCTTAAATACCAAGTGTTGATCCAGATGATTCCCGCTTCGATCTCCCTTGCAACACGATGTGCGCGGCGAAGGTCATTTGTCCAAATCGTCGCACCTAGCCCATAATGTGTATCATTTGCCTGCTCCAAAACCTCTTCTTCTGTTTCAAACGGGATAACAGTGACGACAGGCCCGAAAATTTCTTCTTTGACACACCTTGCATGTCGATCTAGACCAACGACAATAGTCGGTTCAATGAAATACCCTTTATCAACAGACTCCGGTCGGCCTCCACCTGTTAAAATGGTCCCACCTTCTTCTTTTGCTATTTCAATATAGGTGAGGACTCGTTCATAGTGTTCTTTACTGATAACCGCACCTACTTTTGTTGCAGGATTAAAAGGATCCCCGGTTTGTAGTTCTTTGGTTCTGGCAGTGAACTTTTCAAGAAACGACTCATAAATAGAACTCTCCACATAAATTCTTGAACCGCAAAGACATACTTCCCCTTGGTTCATGAAACTCGATTTGAGCGTTGTATCAATGACCTCATCCAGGTTGGAGTCTGCAAAAATGATATTCGGGTTTTTCCCCCCGAGCTCATAGGATAACTTTTTAAGCGTAGGAGCTGCCGCTTTCATGATGGCGGAACCTGTTTTTGTTTCTCCTGTAAAAGTTATCGCATCCACACCAGGATGCTCGGTTAACGCAGACCCTGCTGAATCGGCTCCAAAACCATGAACGAGATTGATTACCCCATCCGGCACTCCTGCATTCTTGCAAATTTCCACCAGAACAGTGGCTGTCATTGGAGACCATTCAGCAGGTTTCATGACCGCAGTATTCCCTGCCGCTAGACATGGAGCCAATTTCCAAGTCAATAAGAGTAAAGGGAGATTCCAAGGATTGATCATCCCAACGACTCCCACAGGTCTTCTAATAGAATAATGGAGCGCAACATTATCTTGTTGGTAGGACTCCCCGCCCATTGATGTTAAAAAATCAGCAAAAAAGTAAAAATTGTAGGCAGATCTGGTTATGTCCATTTCTAGAGCCAATTCGTAAGGCTTACCTGTATCCATGGACTCCAAGACAGCCAATTCTTCTTTTCTTTGTAATATTCCATCTCCAATTCTTCGTAATAAATCAGATCGCTCCTTGGTCGTATACTTTTTCCATGGACCCTTTAACGCTTTTCTTGCGGCCTTAACAGCCCTATCAATTTCCTCTTTCCCACCTTCTGCAACATTTCCGATCACTTCTTCTGTTGCAGGATTTATATTATGAAAGGTTTTCAAATTAATAGAATCGATGTAATCGCCGTCGATAAAGTGGCGACAATCTATCGGCTTGATTTTTTTAGCAACACTTTCTTTTACTTGCATCAGACAACCCACCCTTTCCAAAAGACTTTTTTCGTAAACTTTGTTGCTGCTTCGCATACTCAAACTAGCCGTTATTTTACTTGCTGTCGTGCTCTTTTCTCTGATTACAAAGAATACCCCTTGTGATCTCCAGAGTATGTAAGCAGTGAAAAGTCCAATTGCCGACTTTTCTCGTGCAAAGTCCAATTACCGACTTTTCTCGTGCAAAGTCCAATTGCCGACTTTTTACAAGTGAATAGTAACAACCTTTGAGAAAAGAGCTTTCCAAAATGAAGACTCCCCCTCATCCAAGAGAGAGAAGGAGTCGTTACTCTGCAATCTCAACAATCAGTTCTATTTCGATAGCCGTATTGTTTGGCAGCTGTGCCATGCCTACTGCAGAACGGGCATGTCTTCCTCTATCACCGAATACCTCAACAAGCAGGTCAGACGCACCGTTCATCACTTTGGGCTGATCCGTAAAGTCTTCTGTACTATTGACGAACCCTAGCATTTTGACCACCTTTACCACTCTACTCAATTCGCCTAATTCATGCTTCAGGACACTTAGCAAATTAAGCATCGACTGGCGGGATGCAAGATACCCTTCTTCAATGGTAAAATCCCTGCCCAATTTTCCATGATATTGGTCCACCCCCTGGCCAGCGGTGAAAATCAGGTTGCCCACTCTTACATGACTGACATAGTTACCGACTGAAGGACGGACATCTCTTAACTCAAGACCTAATTGTTTCAGCTTTTCCTCTGGAGTCATCAGCTTTTGTTCCATAGTCGGTCTCCTTTATATTCAAAAATTCCAAAGCATTCTTCCCTAACAACAGATTTTTGTCCGATTCAGACAAGCCCTCCATCTGATCTATCACTTTTCCCGGTGCAATTTCCCGTAAAAGGAATGGATAATCAGACCCCATAATCACTTTATCGATACCGAATCGTTCAATCAGATATTTCATGGTTAGTGAATCATAGTTTAAAGAGTCGAAATAAAACTTTTTGGCATAATGACTAGGAGGATGTGTAGTAAGCCTGAGATGTGGCCATACCTCCCACCCTTTATCCAAGCGCGGTAGTATATATGGGAAAGAACCTCCGCCATGAGCAAAACAGATTCTAAGGTTTGGGAACTTCTCCATTACCCCGCTCCAAATCAAACTTGCGGCAGCAAGAGCTGTCTCACTTGGCATTCCGATTGTGTACATAAAATTATGTCTTGGGGTACGGTCTTTCGCCATCGTTTCCCAAGGGTGAATAAAGAG is part of the Sutcliffiella sp. FSL R7-0096 genome and harbors:
- a CDS encoding amidohydrolase family protein, with the translated sequence MRIDFHTHIIPKEFPDFAEKHGGDRWPTLHQTCTCGANIMVAGKVFREVTDQVWCPHKRIQDMDREGVDIQVLSPIPVTFSYWADKEAALEMAQLQNDFIADTVKEYPNRFIGLGTVPLQDTVVAIQEMDRCMHDLKLAGIEIGTNVNGENLDSPHLTEFFKMAEEWKVPLFIHPWETMAKDRTPRHNFMYTIGMPSETALAAASLIWSGVMEKFPNLRICFAHGGGSFPYILPRLDKGWEVWPHLRLTTHPPSHYAKKFYFDSLNYDSLTMKYLIERFGIDKVIMGSDYPFLLREIAPGKVIDQMEGLSESDKNLLLGKNALEFLNIKETDYGTKADDSRGKAETIRS
- a CDS encoding aldehyde dehydrogenase; translated protein: MQVKESVAKKIKPIDCRHFIDGDYIDSINLKTFHNINPATEEVIGNVAEGGKEEIDRAVKAARKALKGPWKKYTTKERSDLLRRIGDGILQRKEELAVLESMDTGKPYELALEMDITRSAYNFYFFADFLTSMGGESYQQDNVALHYSIRRPVGVVGMINPWNLPLLLLTWKLAPCLAAGNTAVMKPAEWSPMTATVLVEICKNAGVPDGVINLVHGFGADSAGSALTEHPGVDAITFTGETKTGSAIMKAAAPTLKKLSYELGGKNPNIIFADSNLDEVIDTTLKSSFMNQGEVCLCGSRIYVESSIYESFLEKFTARTKELQTGDPFNPATKVGAVISKEHYERVLTYIEIAKEEGGTILTGGGRPESVDKGYFIEPTIVVGLDRHARCVKEEIFGPVVTVIPFETEEEVLEQANDTHYGLGATIWTNDLRRAHRVAREIEAGIIWINTWYLRDLRTPFGGMKQSGIGREGGMHSFDFYSELSNVTVKL
- a CDS encoding RidA family protein; the encoded protein is MEQKLMTPEEKLKQLGLELRDVRPSVGNYVSHVRVGNLIFTAGQGVDQYHGKLGRDFTIEEGYLASRQSMLNLLSVLKHELGELSRVVKVVKMLGFVNSTEDFTDQPKVMNGASDLLVEVFGDRGRHARSAVGMAQLPNNTAIEIELIVEIAE